The Candidatus Dependentiae bacterium genome includes a window with the following:
- the lon gene encoding endopeptidase La, which yields METSSEQPVGSVLPLLPLKNIIILPRSLHPIIVGRPQSIKAVEYALQHGKALFISTQKDPNVENPTADDVFIYGTRATILQIARVANGSLKIVVEGICRARMAGTEQLDGFLGVHYEDLPTTSLEKTVEIEALWRHLKKLYEVYTKLNDKAPTELVSMAKNIDDMDAIADTMAVHLNLSFSDRQDLLETNDLKDRLVKICTFLAKEIEILETEQRIGGRIQTQVEKSQREYYLTEKMKAIQKELGRDDHSTEINAIRSKIKTLGLSKEAQEKVEKELKRLEQMPPLSSEAVVSRSYVDWIISLPWKKFSKDTISLANAEKILNEQHAGLNKVKERIIEFLAAKKFSKNMERSPIICLVGPPGVGKTSLAQSLAQSLEREFVRISLGGIRDEAEIRGHRRTYVGALPGKIIHAMRKAKTINPVILLDEIDKITRDLHGDPAAALLEVLDPEQNKSFSDHFLEIEYDLSKVMFIATANMIEGIPYPLFDRMEIITLPGYTEDEKAEIAYHFLVPKNLKEYSLTSEQFVLSNELMHYIIAHYTKEAGVRQLERVIAKLMRKVIQQLLHDKKLKSVTINHQLIKEWLGSQKFKKTVLDQARHRIGLATGLAWTEFGGDILEIETTVISGKGGLTLTGQLGEVMQESAHAALSYIRSRASELGLPPAFYSSKDVHVHIPEGSTPKDGPSAGITMCVALISALTKNPTRPEVAMTGEVTLRGRVLAIGGLKEKLIAAQQHGMKKVLVPKENQDEMEEILKEVKLNLEIIFVETMDDVLVQALVNNPFKKVSTAKNNEIERKTIKRLRRKK from the coding sequence ATGGAGACCTCTTCAGAACAACCTGTAGGTTCTGTACTCCCTTTGCTGCCGCTTAAAAATATCATCATTTTACCCAGAAGCTTACACCCCATCATAGTAGGCCGGCCTCAATCTATAAAAGCAGTTGAATATGCCCTACAACACGGGAAAGCGCTTTTTATTTCTACCCAGAAAGACCCGAATGTTGAAAACCCGACAGCGGATGACGTTTTTATTTATGGTACCCGTGCTACTATCTTGCAAATTGCCCGCGTAGCAAATGGTTCATTAAAAATAGTTGTGGAAGGAATTTGCCGTGCCCGCATGGCTGGTACTGAGCAGCTTGATGGGTTTTTGGGTGTGCACTATGAAGATTTACCAACAACTTCTCTTGAAAAAACGGTAGAAATTGAAGCTCTCTGGCGCCATCTAAAAAAGCTTTATGAGGTATATACTAAATTAAATGATAAAGCGCCCACTGAACTCGTCAGCATGGCAAAAAACATCGATGATATGGATGCGATAGCCGATACGATGGCAGTGCATTTAAATTTATCGTTCTCAGATCGCCAAGATCTTCTTGAAACAAATGATCTTAAGGACCGGTTGGTAAAAATCTGCACCTTCCTTGCAAAAGAGATCGAAATTTTAGAAACAGAACAGCGCATCGGGGGCCGTATTCAAACGCAGGTTGAAAAAAGCCAGCGCGAATACTACCTGACTGAAAAAATGAAAGCGATCCAGAAAGAGCTTGGGCGCGATGATCATTCTACCGAGATCAATGCAATTCGCTCAAAAATAAAAACGCTCGGCCTTTCAAAAGAAGCCCAAGAAAAAGTTGAGAAAGAACTGAAACGCTTAGAGCAAATGCCGCCACTTTCTTCTGAAGCGGTTGTTTCGCGCAGTTACGTAGATTGGATCATTTCACTCCCATGGAAGAAGTTCAGCAAAGATACGATTAGCCTTGCAAATGCTGAAAAAATATTAAATGAACAGCACGCAGGCCTTAATAAAGTAAAAGAGCGCATTATCGAATTTTTGGCAGCTAAAAAATTCTCTAAAAACATGGAGCGTTCTCCTATTATTTGCCTTGTGGGGCCTCCTGGCGTTGGCAAAACATCGCTCGCGCAGTCGCTTGCTCAAAGTTTAGAGCGTGAATTTGTTCGCATTTCACTCGGCGGTATTCGAGACGAAGCGGAAATCAGGGGACATCGCCGTACTTACGTTGGCGCGTTACCTGGCAAAATTATTCACGCAATGCGTAAAGCAAAAACGATTAATCCGGTAATATTACTTGATGAAATCGATAAAATTACACGGGATTTGCATGGCGATCCTGCTGCTGCATTGCTTGAAGTACTCGATCCGGAACAAAACAAATCGTTCTCTGATCACTTTCTTGAAATCGAATATGATCTTTCAAAAGTTATGTTCATCGCGACAGCCAATATGATTGAAGGAATTCCTTATCCACTTTTCGATCGTATGGAAATTATAACCCTTCCTGGATACACGGAAGATGAAAAAGCGGAAATCGCGTATCACTTTTTGGTTCCTAAAAACCTCAAAGAATACAGCCTCACTTCTGAACAATTTGTATTGAGCAATGAGCTTATGCATTATATTATTGCGCATTACACAAAAGAAGCGGGAGTCCGCCAACTTGAACGTGTCATCGCTAAACTGATGAGAAAAGTTATTCAGCAACTTCTGCATGATAAAAAACTCAAATCGGTAACGATAAATCATCAGCTGATTAAAGAATGGCTCGGTTCGCAAAAATTCAAAAAAACGGTTCTTGATCAGGCACGCCACCGCATTGGATTGGCAACCGGTCTTGCCTGGACAGAATTTGGCGGCGATATTCTTGAAATTGAAACAACCGTTATCAGTGGCAAGGGCGGGCTAACACTTACTGGGCAATTAGGCGAAGTGATGCAAGAATCTGCGCATGCAGCATTAAGCTATATTCGTTCCCGAGCATCTGAACTCGGATTGCCACCAGCATTTTATTCATCGAAAGATGTACACGTTCATATTCCAGAAGGATCGACTCCTAAAGATGGCCCTTCTGCTGGTATTACTATGTGCGTTGCACTCATTTCTGCACTCACCAAAAATCCAACGCGCCCTGAAGTGGCAATGACGGGAGAAGTTACTCTACGCGGACGCGTGCTTGCAATTGGTGGTCTTAAGGAAAAGCTCATCGCGGCGCAGCAACACGGCATGAAGAAAGTACTCGTTCCAAAGGAAAACCAAGATGAAATGGAAGAGATTCTTAAAGAAGTAAAATTAAATCTTGAAATCATTTTTGTAGAAACGATGGATGATGTTCTCGTTCAAGCGCTCGTTAATAATCCGTTCAAAAAAGTAAGTACGGCAAAAAATAATGAGATAGAGCGCAAAACGATTAAAAGATTGAGAAGAAAAAAATAA
- a CDS encoding cation-transporting P-type ATPase — MNEAPSSLFTFYATTPLDQILKKLETSIDTGLRTSQIKQRQQQYGQNYIQEHDRNALHIILGQLKSPFFYLLAIVALIALAVQEWYDGIVILLFITINVVVGFYQEYHAEHQLSLLKKYLVHRERVIRDGKEFEVSSDQMVPGDIVLLFPGDRVPADIRLIMAENVQVDESVLTGESLPVSKRAEILKGPINQPTQAENILFTGTLITSGKAVGVVFATGSSTQMGELVYLTIATMRESSFAKKVGRLGNIIIILVLTTLICVFAVNVLLKAGRVNIFDLFIFSLALAITVIPEALPVVVTFSLSQGVSRLAKKKVVVKRLSAIEDLGSVQLICTDKTGTLTENSLTMVGVYARDEKQLLWSALLAAENTYDAIAYATKGFDHVLWNAVGPETKKLTEYKKIGEIPFDPQTKRNMVVVQHGTDTEIIERGMVDEIISHCAIPDKEWLKSFLEWSGHEGLLGRRVLAVARKTAEKNITSLRDIPENNFEFLGGISFADPIKNTAHEAVDKAQKLGIQIKVLSGDIKEVVGAVCQQIGLISDATEVITGPELINKSPEEKHALCFKYNAFARVLPEQKLEIIKILQTRYEVGYMGDGINDGPALKIADVSVAVQDAVDSARDAADVILLKKSLLVIVNGVEEGRIIFANTFKYIKTALSTNFGNFYSLAIATLLIDYLPMLPMQLLILNVMSDLPMIAISTDAVDPKQIQKPVSYQTGDILAPIVILSMVSTVFDLIYFSIFKRYEQSVLQTGWFCLSILTELLFIFSIRTEGPFYRAHRPSSILVALVLFSGTITLALPFIPLTRRLLLFTKLEPYHFFIIIILSIIYFITTDIVKCAYYWKRSNGNVVAK, encoded by the coding sequence ATGAATGAAGCCCCTTCTTCCTTATTTACTTTTTATGCTACAACTCCTCTTGATCAAATATTAAAAAAACTAGAAACATCGATCGACACTGGTTTAAGAACATCCCAAATTAAGCAACGGCAACAGCAATACGGCCAAAATTATATTCAAGAACATGATCGAAATGCGCTGCATATTATTCTTGGGCAACTCAAATCTCCGTTTTTTTATTTGCTTGCGATTGTTGCCCTTATCGCATTGGCTGTTCAGGAATGGTACGACGGGATTGTCATCTTACTGTTTATTACTATTAATGTAGTAGTTGGTTTTTACCAAGAATATCATGCGGAACATCAACTCAGTTTACTCAAGAAATATTTAGTGCATCGTGAGCGAGTGATTCGCGACGGCAAAGAGTTTGAAGTATCAAGTGACCAAATGGTGCCGGGCGATATAGTTCTTTTATTTCCTGGTGACCGAGTGCCGGCCGATATTCGTTTGATCATGGCAGAAAATGTTCAAGTTGATGAATCAGTATTAACAGGTGAATCGCTTCCGGTCAGTAAGCGAGCAGAAATTCTTAAAGGCCCCATTAATCAACCAACGCAAGCAGAAAATATTCTTTTTACCGGCACATTAATTACGAGTGGAAAAGCGGTAGGCGTTGTATTTGCGACCGGAAGTTCGACGCAAATGGGAGAACTTGTTTATTTAACAATCGCTACCATGCGAGAAAGTAGTTTTGCAAAAAAAGTGGGGCGCCTTGGCAATATTATTATTATTCTTGTGCTTACCACTCTCATTTGTGTTTTTGCAGTTAATGTCTTATTAAAAGCGGGCCGTGTAAATATTTTTGATCTTTTTATATTTTCATTAGCGCTTGCTATTACCGTAATACCTGAAGCATTGCCTGTCGTCGTTACGTTTTCACTATCTCAAGGTGTTTCTCGTCTTGCAAAAAAGAAAGTGGTTGTGAAACGACTTTCTGCAATTGAAGATCTAGGAAGTGTTCAATTGATTTGCACCGATAAAACGGGAACTCTTACAGAAAATTCATTAACAATGGTAGGCGTATACGCGCGCGATGAAAAACAGCTTCTTTGGAGCGCATTGCTTGCGGCGGAAAATACGTATGATGCAATTGCCTATGCAACTAAAGGATTTGATCATGTATTGTGGAATGCTGTCGGCCCAGAAACAAAAAAACTTACAGAGTATAAAAAAATCGGAGAAATACCATTTGATCCGCAAACCAAAAGAAATATGGTTGTTGTTCAACACGGAACGGACACAGAAATTATCGAGCGTGGCATGGTTGACGAAATTATTTCGCACTGTGCCATTCCTGATAAGGAATGGCTTAAATCATTTCTTGAATGGTCTGGCCATGAAGGTTTATTAGGAAGAAGAGTACTTGCAGTTGCAAGGAAAACGGCAGAAAAAAATATTACATCTTTAAGGGATATTCCTGAAAATAATTTTGAATTTTTGGGAGGGATCTCCTTTGCTGATCCCATAAAAAATACTGCCCATGAGGCGGTTGATAAGGCACAGAAATTAGGAATTCAAATAAAAGTGCTGAGCGGCGACATAAAGGAAGTTGTTGGTGCAGTATGCCAACAAATTGGGCTTATCAGCGATGCGACAGAAGTAATAACTGGGCCAGAATTGATAAATAAATCTCCTGAAGAGAAACACGCGCTGTGCTTTAAATATAATGCGTTTGCGCGAGTGCTTCCGGAGCAAAAATTAGAGATAATTAAAATTTTACAGACACGCTATGAAGTTGGTTATATGGGCGATGGTATCAATGATGGGCCCGCTTTAAAAATTGCGGATGTGTCAGTTGCGGTGCAAGATGCAGTTGACAGTGCGCGCGATGCAGCAGATGTGATATTGTTAAAGAAAAGCTTGCTTGTTATTGTGAATGGTGTTGAAGAAGGCCGTATTATTTTTGCAAACACCTTCAAATATATTAAAACAGCGTTATCTACTAATTTTGGAAATTTTTATTCACTTGCGATTGCGACTCTCCTGATCGATTATTTACCAATGTTGCCAATGCAGCTATTGATTCTCAACGTGATGAGCGATTTGCCAATGATTGCGATTTCTACCGACGCTGTCGATCCAAAACAAATACAAAAACCGGTTAGTTATCAGACGGGTGATATTCTTGCGCCTATTGTTATTTTAAGTATGGTTAGTACCGTTTTTGATTTAATTTATTTTTCAATTTTTAAAAGATATGAACAGAGTGTATTGCAAACGGGTTGGTTTTGTTTAAGCATTTTAACAGAATTATTATTTATTTTTTCGATAAGAACTGAAGGGCCTTTCTATCGAGCGCATCGCCCATCTTCTATACTCGTTGCGCTTGTGTTGTTTTCCGGCACGATAACTTTAGCACTTCCATTTATACCGTTAACGCGACGTCTCTTATTGTTTACAAAGCTTGAGCCGTACCATTTTTTCATAATTATTATTTTATCTATTATTTATTTTATAACGACCGATATTGTCAAATGCGCGTATTATTGGAAACGCTCAAATGGCAACGTAGTAGCCAAATAA
- the cmk gene encoding (d)CMP kinase, with protein sequence MIITIDGPTASGKSTIAKGLAERLGWNCLSSGFLFRALAYILTHSLGYSPQQIEDIQLADIQEAFGNRFSYTLNNSGGVAVFDGKEITQFLKDAQLDQLASIIAKNEDVRIAVSQLQRLLVRNENVVVEGRDCGSVVFPQALVKFFLTAQAEVRAHRWSKEQLARGNPVEIEHVKKMIEERDKRDTSRQIAPLVVPDGAYIIDSSQSTPNEIVSQMNDVVQDVLKKAPHKNEY encoded by the coding sequence ATGATTATTACGATTGATGGTCCAACAGCAAGTGGAAAATCGACTATTGCAAAAGGATTAGCTGAGCGGCTTGGATGGAACTGCTTGAGCAGTGGATTTTTATTTCGTGCGCTGGCTTATATCCTCACCCATTCGTTGGGCTATTCCCCGCAACAGATTGAAGACATTCAGCTAGCAGATATACAAGAAGCTTTTGGTAACCGCTTTTCTTATACATTGAATAATTCTGGTGGTGTTGCGGTTTTTGATGGTAAAGAAATTACGCAATTTCTAAAAGACGCGCAATTGGATCAATTGGCATCAATCATAGCAAAAAATGAAGATGTGCGTATAGCGGTTTCACAATTGCAACGATTATTAGTGCGCAATGAAAATGTTGTGGTTGAGGGACGCGATTGCGGTTCTGTAGTTTTTCCTCAAGCGCTGGTTAAATTTTTTTTAACAGCGCAAGCAGAAGTACGGGCACATCGTTGGAGCAAAGAACAACTCGCGCGTGGAAATCCGGTTGAGATTGAACACGTAAAGAAAATGATCGAAGAACGAGATAAGAGAGATACAAGTAGACAAATAGCGCCACTCGTAGTGCCAGATGGCGCATATATTATTGATTCATCGCAAAGCACTCCAAATGAAATTGTTTCTCAAATGAACGATGTTGTGCAAGATGTATTAAAGAAGGCGCCGCATAAAAACGAATACTAA
- the recJ gene encoding single-stranded-DNA-specific exonuclease RecJ — protein sequence MTILQGLKYRWVMPSVQPSEALHIASSYNISLPLAATLLARGLLTKEEIDRYLFSVQERDVAHPSRLKDAQKAIERIRLAIERNEKILIFGDYDVDGITSSALIMLCMVPLNADINFFLPNRARDGYGLSTRVVERAAQNGYSLIITVDNGVTAFEPALKAKELGIDLIITDHHRPHDQLPESYALVNPHQQACDYPFKLFAGVGVSFKLMSLLYEQLNKELPDKVYELLLLGTVADVVPLTGENRFWVRHCLNRVNKSHSYALTVLKTNGKITKETIGASDIGYALAPQINALGRLEDPRQGVKFLIGSDERETEHVGAILAELNQARRQIERAVLSDVVHEIEQKRIDLEKESVIIAASDQWPAGIIGLVASRLVGAYNRPAILLHVTKDGIAKGSCRSVAAFNMFNALSECKDLLITFGGHAVAAGLSLKVEKVPELKERLEKLIAVQLTPEDLIPQKSVDATLRLGDLTKKITNDLSYFEPFGNENPEPVFYIERITLLQPPTLLKDVHVKCLIFADGVTKPIIFFNRPDLFDLFNNYQDEQFDMIAHISENNWNGKVSIELQGIDCKRSQGE from the coding sequence ATGACTATTCTTCAGGGCTTGAAATATCGGTGGGTTATGCCGTCGGTTCAACCAAGCGAGGCACTGCATATTGCCAGTTCATATAATATTTCGTTGCCCTTAGCGGCTACATTGCTTGCGCGCGGGCTTCTTACCAAAGAAGAAATAGACCGGTATCTTTTTAGTGTGCAAGAACGAGATGTTGCTCATCCTTCTCGCTTAAAAGATGCGCAAAAAGCGATAGAAAGAATACGGCTTGCTATTGAGCGAAACGAAAAAATACTCATCTTTGGTGATTACGATGTTGATGGTATAACCTCGAGCGCATTAATAATGCTTTGCATGGTTCCTCTCAACGCAGATATTAATTTTTTCCTCCCAAATCGAGCGCGAGATGGATATGGCCTTTCAACTCGAGTAGTTGAGCGAGCTGCACAAAATGGTTATTCGCTGATAATTACCGTGGATAATGGTGTAACGGCGTTTGAGCCTGCACTCAAAGCAAAAGAACTTGGCATCGATTTAATTATTACTGATCATCACCGTCCTCATGATCAATTGCCAGAATCGTATGCATTAGTAAATCCGCATCAGCAAGCGTGCGATTATCCATTCAAATTATTTGCAGGGGTTGGTGTTTCATTTAAATTAATGAGCTTGTTGTATGAACAATTGAATAAAGAATTACCCGATAAGGTATATGAACTTTTATTGTTAGGCACCGTAGCGGACGTCGTTCCTCTAACAGGAGAAAACCGTTTCTGGGTTCGCCATTGTTTGAATCGTGTAAATAAATCGCATAGCTATGCGCTTACGGTGCTCAAAACAAATGGCAAAATAACTAAAGAAACTATTGGTGCATCCGATATTGGATATGCGCTTGCGCCGCAAATTAATGCGTTAGGCCGCCTTGAAGATCCGCGTCAGGGAGTTAAGTTTCTCATCGGTTCAGATGAACGGGAAACTGAACACGTGGGCGCCATTCTTGCAGAGTTGAACCAGGCGCGCAGGCAAATCGAGCGAGCGGTTCTTTCAGATGTTGTTCATGAGATTGAGCAAAAGCGTATCGATCTAGAAAAAGAATCGGTTATTATTGCTGCCAGTGATCAATGGCCCGCAGGGATTATTGGTTTGGTTGCTTCACGATTAGTGGGAGCCTATAATCGGCCAGCAATTCTACTCCATGTAACCAAAGATGGTATTGCAAAAGGATCATGCCGATCAGTAGCAGCGTTCAATATGTTTAATGCGTTATCCGAATGTAAAGATTTACTTATTACGTTTGGTGGGCACGCGGTTGCCGCAGGCCTTTCTCTTAAAGTCGAAAAAGTACCAGAGCTCAAAGAGCGACTCGAGAAATTAATCGCTGTGCAATTAACGCCTGAAGATCTTATTCCTCAAAAGAGCGTTGATGCTACGCTTCGTTTGGGAGATTTAACAAAAAAAATAACGAACGATCTTTCTTATTTTGAGCCGTTTGGTAATGAAAATCCTGAGCCGGTATTTTATATTGAGCGTATTACGCTTTTGCAGCCACCAACACTTTTAAAAGATGTGCATGTTAAATGTTTAATCTTTGCAGATGGGGTCACTAAACCGATTATCTTTTTTAATCGCCCAGATCTTTTTGATTTATTTAATAACTATCAAGATGAACAATTTGATATGATAGCCCATATTTCAGAAAATAATTGGAACGGTAAAGTTTCTATAGAACTTCAGGGTATTGATTGCAAGCGATCACAAGGAGAATGA
- a CDS encoding superoxide dismutase, producing MKYTLPPLPYSYDALEPYIDARTMEIHYTKHHQAYVDNLNKALDQYPELYKKSLAELILEVDEIPAPIREDVRNNAGGHLNHSFFWDLMKKNGGGTPRGKTGEAITKKFGSFAAFQEEFNTAAKKRFGSGWAWLMINHKGELEVTSTPNQDSPVMKDMVPVLGLDVWEHAYYLKYQNKRPDYITAWWNVVNWDFVEDTYKSLI from the coding sequence ATGAAATATACATTGCCCCCGTTACCATATTCCTACGATGCACTTGAGCCTTATATTGATGCGCGAACGATGGAGATCCATTATACCAAACATCATCAGGCGTATGTGGATAATTTAAATAAAGCGCTCGATCAATATCCGGAACTTTATAAAAAAAGTTTGGCCGAACTCATTCTCGAGGTAGATGAAATTCCTGCGCCAATTAGAGAAGATGTGAGAAATAATGCGGGTGGGCATTTAAATCATTCATTTTTTTGGGATCTCATGAAAAAAAATGGTGGTGGTACACCCCGCGGTAAAACAGGCGAAGCGATTACAAAAAAATTCGGAAGCTTTGCAGCGTTCCAAGAGGAATTTAATACTGCTGCAAAAAAACGATTTGGCAGTGGCTGGGCCTGGCTTATGATAAATCACAAAGGGGAGTTAGAAGTTACTTCTACACCTAACCAAGATTCTCCTGTTATGAAAGATATGGTGCCGGTACTTGGGCTTGATGTTTGGGAACATGCGTACTATTTAAAATACCAAAACAAACGGCCCGATTATATTACTGCATGGTGGAATGTAGTTAATTGGGATTTTGTTGAAGATACCTATAAATCATTGATTTAA
- a CDS encoding septum formation initiator family protein, with the protein MITSLQMRKSLFRVFFACEIVIMLGFYFFGSHGISALKRLGKEKQQMQQQVDSCLGEINVLHKEINEWKTSDFNREKIAREQLHMARPDELVIYLN; encoded by the coding sequence ATGATAACGTCTTTGCAGATGAGAAAATCGTTGTTTCGTGTATTTTTTGCTTGCGAAATTGTTATAATGCTTGGGTTCTATTTTTTCGGCTCGCATGGGATTTCTGCCTTGAAGCGATTAGGAAAAGAAAAACAACAGATGCAGCAGCAGGTTGATAGCTGCCTTGGCGAAATTAATGTATTGCACAAAGAGATTAACGAATGGAAAACATCCGATTTTAATCGCGAGAAAATTGCCCGCGAGCAATTGCACATGGCGCGCCCCGATGAACTTGTTATTTATCTAAACTGA
- the rapZ gene encoding RNase adapter RapZ codes for MEVAPQSPTTPLVVNQRSTEMVIVTGYSGAGKSTVLRSLEDIGYFCVDNLPIELLPHFFQLLDRFQVNGQRVALGVDVRGGTNIELLVENLLKAKQNGLPLTVFFLSTSSSVLLKRYQTTRRKHPLGANAPMSELIDQEKKLLKPLNAIADVVVETDQCTPHQLRSIVRSYFVRADAPVLVVHAISFGFKYGVPAQCNFVYDVRSLPNPYFIEHLRPLDGTSAELRAYFLEQQEVQEYWKRMIDFIDYSIARAYKEGRFFITIAIGCTGGRHRSVAFIHELSQRTLENVMFVVKHRDINREPMVQEKGEQ; via the coding sequence ATGGAAGTGGCTCCACAGTCTCCAACAACGCCACTTGTGGTTAATCAACGATCAACCGAAATGGTTATTGTCACCGGTTATTCCGGTGCAGGGAAAAGTACCGTATTGCGATCGCTTGAAGACATTGGTTATTTTTGCGTAGACAATTTGCCAATAGAGCTTTTGCCTCATTTCTTTCAACTGCTTGATCGTTTTCAGGTGAATGGCCAGCGCGTTGCGCTCGGCGTTGATGTGCGCGGCGGCACCAATATTGAACTGCTTGTTGAGAATTTGCTTAAAGCAAAACAAAACGGATTACCATTAACCGTATTTTTTTTATCAACGAGTTCTTCTGTTCTTCTCAAGCGTTATCAAACAACGCGCAGGAAACATCCATTGGGCGCGAATGCTCCGATGAGCGAATTAATTGATCAGGAAAAAAAATTATTGAAACCGCTCAACGCAATTGCGGACGTTGTGGTCGAGACGGACCAATGTACTCCTCATCAATTGCGCTCAATTGTGCGTTCCTATTTTGTTCGCGCTGATGCGCCAGTTCTTGTCGTTCACGCGATATCATTTGGCTTTAAATACGGTGTGCCGGCGCAGTGCAATTTTGTATATGACGTTCGCTCATTGCCAAATCCTTATTTTATTGAACATTTAAGGCCGCTTGATGGAACAAGTGCGGAATTGCGCGCATATTTTCTTGAGCAGCAGGAAGTGCAAGAATATTGGAAGCGCATGATAGATTTTATTGATTATTCAATTGCGCGTGCTTATAAAGAAGGCCGTTTTTTTATTACTATTGCGATCGGCTGTACCGGCGGTCGCCATCGTTCAGTTGCTTTTATTCATGAACTTTCTCAACGGACGTTGGAAAATGTAATGTTTGTGGTAAAACATCGTGATATTAATCGGGAACCGATGGTTCAAGAAAAAGGGGAGCAATAA